From Leptospira meyeri:
CAAAGGTTTCTTCTTTTGTGACCACCATGGTTGAGTTCACTGGATAGAGCACTGTGGGTTCAAAAAAATTGCCACCGAGTGTATGATCCTTTCCACCAGTTAGGATTTTTGCGCCTTTAGAAAGAGCATCTGTTATATGTGCTTTTACTTTCTCCAAAGCAGCATCGTTTATGAGTGGGCCTTGTTGTGCATTTGGTTCCATTCCATTGGCAACCACAAGTTCCTTCGCTTTCTCTGCTAATTTTTTGGCAAACACATCGGCAACGGAGGCTTGGACAAGAAAACGATTCACACAAACACAGGTTTGTCCTGTGTTTCTATATTTGGATAACATGGCTCCTTTGATGGCTTCGTCCATATCAGCATCTTCAAAAACAATAAAGGGAGCATTGCCACCTAACTCGAGTGAGAGTTTTTTTAAAGTGGCTGCTGATTTTTCCATCAGATAAATTCCAGTATTTGTGGATCCAGTAAAACTAAGTTTGCGGACATCTTTACTTTCTAAAATGGTTTTCCCAATTTTGATTGGATCACCCACTAACACGTTCCAAACGCCTTTTGGTAGTCCTGCTCGTTCCGCAAGAACAGCCATTGCCAATGCAGAGTAGGGAGTGAGTTCTGCTGGTTTTGAAACAACTGTGCAACCTGCTGCGAGGGCTGGTGCTACTTTTCTTGCAAGCATAGCCGCAGGGAAATTCCAAGGTGTGATGGTTCCCACTACACCGATTGGTTCTTTTAAAACTAGAATTCTCGTGTCTTTTCTATGAGAAGGAATGATATCGCCATAAGAACGTTTTGCTTCTTCTCCAAACCACTCGATATAAGAGGCAGCATAAGCAATCTCTCCCCTAGCTTCTGTTAGCGGTTTTCCTTGTTCTTGGGTCATGATGAGAGCCAAATCTTCTTGGTTGTCCATCATGAGTTGGAACCATTTGCGTAAAATTCCTGCTCTTTCTTTTGCTGGTCGTGATTTCCAATCAGCGAATGCAAGCTTTGCAGAACGTATTGCATTCGTTGTATCTTTTTCTTCGGAGTGAGGAATGTTTCCGATGATTTCACCGTTTGCGGGGTTATGTACTAAAATTTCTTTTTTGTTTTCTGCGGGGCACCAGACCCCACCAATGAAGTTTTCTTGTCGAAAAAGGTCTTTGTCTTTG
This genomic window contains:
- a CDS encoding NAD-dependent succinate-semialdehyde dehydrogenase encodes the protein MKYIKDKDLFRQENFIGGVWCPAENKKEILVHNPANGEIIGNIPHSEEKDTTNAIRSAKLAFADWKSRPAKERAGILRKWFQLMMDNQEDLALIMTQEQGKPLTEARGEIAYAASYIEWFGEEAKRSYGDIIPSHRKDTRILVLKEPIGVVGTITPWNFPAAMLARKVAPALAAGCTVVSKPAELTPYSALAMAVLAERAGLPKGVWNVLVGDPIKIGKTILESKDVRKLSFTGSTNTGIYLMEKSAATLKKLSLELGGNAPFIVFEDADMDEAIKGAMLSKYRNTGQTCVCVNRFLVQASVADVFAKKLAEKAKELVVANGMEPNAQQGPLINDAALEKVKAHITDALSKGAKILTGGKDHTLGGNFFEPTVLYPVNSTMVVTKEETFGPVSCIQTFQTEEEAVKLANDTDFGLASYLYTKDMARIFRVAEQLEYGMVGINEGLISSEQVPFGGVKFSGMGREGSKYGLDDYTVTKYLCLGGIT